GTTGACCTCATTGAGGTTGTACTCCATACGGATAACACCAAGCACTTCACCTTCTTGCGACATATGACAGGCATTGCAGTTGGTGCCTCGATAGTTCTCGCTTGATTTCATTGGTAGGGCAACCACTAGACCTTTGCCCCAGTCAGCTTGGTAGGGTTCAATGACGGTTTCCCCTTGTAGTGCTCTTTTATCTATATCATCTTTCGCTAGTTGACTTTCGTTTGCAGCTCCGTATAGCTCATTGACTTTCTGCGCACGGATCACTCTTACTTCTTCAATACCATCTTGGGCGAGTGCTTTATCACGTAAAGTGGCTTTTTGCGCCATGGTTCCTGTTAACATCATCATGTTGAGGCTGTCGAAGTAATTGCTGGCTTTGTCATGCAGTTGTTCACTCAAAACAGAATTGAGTAACTCTCTTTGTTGGTAGTATTGGTAGCCTGTTGACGTTGTTAAGACGAGGGTGAAAACGCCGACGAGCGTAATGAGCAACTTGGAAGTGATCGAAAATTTCATCGTTATCATTCTATTCTTATGACCTAGCTGACGTTAATTATAGGTTAAGTGCGGGTTCGTAAAATGTTTTGACGATGTAGATTGTGATAGGAGCACGATTGACAGTCTTAAAACGTGCTATGAGTAGGGGTATTTTGATAATTGGCTCAGTTGAGCATTAAAAAACGAGCAATAAATGCTCGTTTTGTTAAGGCGTAGAGTTCGCTTTTCTTAATACAATGAAGCGTTTGCCATCGTTGTCGTAAAATGACTGTTTGGCATCTTCAAAGCCTGCATTTTGGCAGCACTTGATCACCGCCTGGTTATCTTTTTCCGCAAGAACGCATACCGAGGAGACGTCTGGATAGGCGGTATACATGTATAAAGCAAGGCGCTCAAGAGCCGCTTTACCATAGCCTTTATTTTGAAAGTGTTGGTCGATAAAGAGGTTCTTTAACTCGACTTCTTGTCTGCCTGCAAAAGTGTATTTTTTACTGAAACCCAAATCGAGAGCAAAAAAGCCGATCATTTTCCCATCTAGCGTAATGGAATAAATCACGTCTTCATTTGAGCGGTGCTCGTACAGGTACTCAAAAGTTTCTACATAGCCTTGTTGCTCAGGTTGTACGTTGAGCTCCATCAGCGCCGAGAAGTGTTTTAGTTTTGGTTTTTTAAGCGCAATCATAACTGACCGTGGTAATCGATATAAAAAAAGGCATGGATGACCATGCCTTTATTGTATTAGCAGATGACTTTGATTGCCAACCCGCCTTGCGATGTCTCACGATACTTGGCGTTCATGTCTTTACCTGTTTCTAACATAGTTTCGATCACTTTATCCAAACAAACGCGAGGCGCAGAAGCGCGGCGCATCGCCATACGGGTTGCATTGATTGCCTTTACAGCTGCAATACCGTTACGCTCAATACATGGAACTTGTACTTGACCAGCAACAGGATCGCAAGTTAGGCCAAGGTTGTGTTCCATTGCGATTTCAGCCGCCATACACACCTGCTCTGGGCTACCGCCCATTAGCTCTGCAAGGCCCGCAGCGGCCATAGAACAGGCAACACCAACTTCACCCTGACAACCCACTTCAGCACCAGAGATAGAAGCATTTTGCTTGTAAAGACCGCCAATTGCGCCAGATGCAGCAAAGTAACGTGTGTACTCTTTTTCAGACACTGGTGAAATGAACTTGTCATAGTAAGCAAGTACCGCAGGGATAATACCACACGCACCATTAGTTGGAGCTGTTACAACGCGACCACCAGCGGCATTTTCTTCGTTCACGGCAAATGCATACATGTTCACCCAGTCAACAACGGTCATTGGGTCGTTGCTTAGACGCTCACCGGTTTTTAATTGTTGGTGAAGGGCTGCAGCACGACGAGGCACACGTAAAGGACCCGGTAGAACACCTTCAGTCGACAGACCACGTTCGATACCTGCCTTCATGGTTTCCCAGATCGCTTTGAACTCATCTTCGATCTTGTTGGTGTCTTTAACCACTTTTTCATTTGCCATGACGAGCGCACTGATCGACAAGCAGTTGTCATTACAAAGGTCGACTAGCTCACGAGCGGTGTTGAACTCGTAAGGTACGATCACTTCGTCTTCAGAGGTTTTACCAAAGTTCTCTTCATCGACAATGAAACCGCCGCCGATAGAGTAGTAGGTCTTTGAATGGAGCAGTTCATCACCTGCAAAGGCATGAATTTGCATGCCGTTTTCGTGCAGTTCTAGGTTGTCTGTGTGGAAAACCATGTTCACATCGTAGTCAAATTTCGCTTCTACCTTGCCATGAGCAAGAGGCAGAACTTTGTTTGATTTAACGTTCTCAATGAAAGTAGGGATGGCGTCAATATCCACACTCTCAGGTAGGTTGCCAGCTAAGCCAAGAATAATGGCAATATCCGTATGGTGGCCGATTCCCGTTAGAGAAAGAGAACCATAAACATCCACTTTAATATGAGTCACATCGTTAAGACGACCTAATTCCTCTAGGTCATTAACGAAAGATTCACCGGCCTTCATTGGCCCAACTGTATGTGAGCTCGAAGGCCCGATACCGATTTTATAGATGTCAAATACGCTGATCATTTTTATTTATACCTGGTATTGATAACCAAAATTGACGGGCAAAATCCTATTATTTTTATTGGAAAACTGCCTAGTCAAAGGAAAGCAAGCCCCGCTACAAGATGCAGCAGGGCTTAGTATGATTTCTGTATCAGATTACAGTGCGCCGTAGATTACCGAAGTAATCGAAGCAAGACCACATAATGCTGTAAATACTTGCGCAGCTGCTGAAGTTTTGTACTTCGCCATCGCAGGCACTTTCTGCATCGCAAAGATTGGCATTAGGAACAAGATTGCCGCAATCATAGGTGCGCCCATAGTTTCGATCATGCCGAGGATAGATGGGTTAACAATTGCCACAATCCAAGTGGTTACCACGATGAAGATAAGTGATGCTTTCTCGATACGGGCAACAGGTGCTTTCGAGCGAGATTTCACTAGGCCAACCAAACCTTCATGAGCACCTAGGAAGTGACCAAAGTAGCTTGAAGTGATTGCAGCGAATGCAACGATTGGGCCTAGGATAGAGATCAGAGGTGAAGCGTGGATGTTTGCTAGGTAAGAAAGCACGCTTAGGTTTTGCTCTTGCGCTTGTGCCAGTTGCGCTGGAGAAAGCGATAGAACTACAGAGAACACGAAGAACATCACAAAGCCCATCAGCATCATTGCTGCGCCACCTGTGATCATATCGGTTTTCTTAACCGCATCATCACCGTGTTGTAGACGTTGTTCTTTGGTGAACTGGCTGATCACAGGGCTGTGGTTAAAAGAGAATACGATGATTGGGATCGCAAGCCAGATAACAGAAGGCA
This portion of the Vibrio sp. SCSIO 43136 genome encodes:
- a CDS encoding GNAT family N-acetyltransferase; the protein is MIALKKPKLKHFSALMELNVQPEQQGYVETFEYLYEHRSNEDVIYSITLDGKMIGFFALDLGFSKKYTFAGRQEVELKNLFIDQHFQNKGYGKAALERLALYMYTAYPDVSSVCVLAEKDNQAVIKCCQNAGFEDAKQSFYDNDGKRFIVLRKANSTP
- a CDS encoding L-serine ammonia-lyase, coding for MISVFDIYKIGIGPSSSHTVGPMKAGESFVNDLEELGRLNDVTHIKVDVYGSLSLTGIGHHTDIAIILGLAGNLPESVDIDAIPTFIENVKSNKVLPLAHGKVEAKFDYDVNMVFHTDNLELHENGMQIHAFAGDELLHSKTYYSIGGGFIVDEENFGKTSEDEVIVPYEFNTARELVDLCNDNCLSISALVMANEKVVKDTNKIEDEFKAIWETMKAGIERGLSTEGVLPGPLRVPRRAAALHQQLKTGERLSNDPMTVVDWVNMYAFAVNEENAAGGRVVTAPTNGACGIIPAVLAYYDKFISPVSEKEYTRYFAASGAIGGLYKQNASISGAEVGCQGEVGVACSMAAAGLAELMGGSPEQVCMAAEIAMEHNLGLTCDPVAGQVQVPCIERNGIAAVKAINATRMAMRRASAPRVCLDKVIETMLETGKDMNAKYRETSQGGLAIKVIC
- a CDS encoding aromatic amino acid transport family protein — protein: MTTTTNTVATNTNKSKWTYKDFTWALSLFGTAVGAGVLFLPIKAGAGGFWPLVMLALLALPMTWFAHKSLARFVLSASNKEADITDTVEEHFGKTGANIITFAYFFAIYPIVLIYGVGITNTVDSFLVNQMGFGTIPRPILSGALIAAMTCGVVFGKDLMLKATSAMVYPLVAILLALSVYLIPDWNTSMIEVAPDWSTMPSVIWLAIPIIVFSFNHSPVISQFTKEQRLQHGDDAVKKTDMITGGAAMMLMGFVMFFVFSVVLSLSPAQLAQAQEQNLSVLSYLANIHASPLISILGPIVAFAAITSSYFGHFLGAHEGLVGLVKSRSKAPVARIEKASLIFIVVTTWIVAIVNPSILGMIETMGAPMIAAILFLMPIFAMQKVPAMAKYKTSAAAQVFTALCGLASITSVIYGAL